In Quercus robur chromosome 10, dhQueRobu3.1, whole genome shotgun sequence, a genomic segment contains:
- the LOC126703325 gene encoding pyruvate dehydrogenase E1 component subunit beta-1, mitochondrial-like isoform X2, whose protein sequence is MYSLQRIGLGRLLNSSKCYSSEAAAAAKKMTVREALNSALDEEMSADPKVFLMGEEVGEYQGAYKISKGLLEKYGPERVCDTPITEAGFTGIGVGAAYYGLKPVVEFMTFNFAMQAMDHIINSAAKTNYMSAGQISVPIVFRGPNGAAAGVGAQHSQCYAAWYGSCPGLKVLAPYSSEDTRGLLKAAIRDPDPVIFLENELLYGESFPVSAEAVDSSFCLPIGKAKIEIEGKDVTITAFSKMVGYALKAAEILAKEGISAEVINLRSIRPLDRATINASVRKTNRLVTVEEGFPQHGVGAEICTSVIEESFEYLDAPVERIAGADVPMPYAANLERMALPQVEDVVRAAKRTCYRSV, encoded by the exons ATGTAT TCATTACAAAGGATTGGACTTGGACGTCTACTAAATTCATCGAAATGTTACTCTTCtgaagcagcagcagcagctaAAAAG ATGACAGTGCGAGAAGCTCTGAATTctgcacttgatgaagaaatGTCAGCAGATCCTAAAGTTTTTCTGATGGGCGAAGAG GTCGGGGAATATCAAGGTGCATACAAG ATTTCAAAAGGGCTGTTGGAGAAGTACGGTCCTGAGAGAGTTTGTGATACTCCAATCACAGAG GCTGGTTTCACTGGAATTGGAGTTGGTGCAGCTTACTACGGGCTTAAACCTGTAGTAGAGTTTATGACATTTAACTTTGCAATGCAG GCAATGGACCATATCATTAATTCTGCTGCCAAAACGAATTATATGTCTGCTGGTCAGATATCAGTACCTATTGTATTCAGAGGACCAAATGGTGCTGCTGCTGGAGTTGGTGCGCAGCATTCTCAG TGCTATGCAGCATGGTATGGTTCATGTCCTGGTTTGAAGGTTCTGGCACCATACTCATCAGAAGACACTCGAGGCCTGCTAAAAGCTGCTATTAGGGACCCTGACCCTGTTATTTTCCTTGAAAATGAGTTGCT TTATGGAGAGTCTTTTCCTGTTTCAGCAGAAGCTGTTGATTCCAGTTTTTGCCTTCCAATAGGGAAAGCTaag ATAGAGATAGAAGGAAAGGATGTAACAATTACTGCTTTTTCAAAGATGGTTGGTTATGCTCTCAAG GCGGCAGAGATTCTTGCAAAGGAAGGAATCAGTGCTGAG GTTATAAATCTGCGCTCAATCCGTCCCCTTGATAGAGCCACAATCAATGCTTCTGTCAGGAAAACTAACAGACTGGTAACTGTTGAAGAAGGCTTTCCTCAACATGGTGTCGGTGCTGAGATCTG TACATCAGTGATTGAGGAGAGCTTTGAGTATCTGGATGCACCTGTTGAAAGGATTGCAGGAGCTGATGTTCCTATGCCATATGCTGCAAATCTTGAGAGGATGGCCCTTCCACAG GTTGAGGATGTAGTTCGAGCCGCAAAGAGAACATGCTATAGATCAGTTTGA
- the LOC126704362 gene encoding pyruvate dehydrogenase E1 component subunit beta-1, mitochondrial-like yields the protein MQSLQRIRPLVVNSSKCYSHAVKQMTVQEALNSALHEEMSADPNVFLMGEEVGQNQGLYKISIGLLKKYGPGRVLDTPITEAGFTGIGVGAAYHGLKPIVEFMTFNFSMQAIDHIINSAAKMNYMSAGQISVPIVFRGPNGAAAGGGAQHSHCFAAWYASCPGLKVLAPYSSEDARGLLKAAIRDPDPVVFLENGLLYEESFPVSEEVLDSNFFLPIGKAKIEREGKDVTITAFSRMVGYVLKAAEILEKEGISAEVINLRSIRPLDRATINASVRKTRRLVTVEDGFPQHGVGSEICTSVIEESFHYLDAPVGRITGADVPVPYNAGLERMSFPQVEDIVRAAKRTCNGSVQMASTA from the exons ATGCAGTCATTACAAAGGATACGACCTCTAGTAGTAAATTCATCAAAATGTTACTCTCATGCAGTTAAACAG ATGACAGTGCAAGAAGCCCTTAATTCTGCACTCCATGAAGAAATGTCAGCAGATCCTAATGTTTTTCTGATGGGCGAAGAG GTTGGGCAAAATCAAGGTTTATACAAG ATTTCAATAGGGCTTTTGAAGAAGTATGGTCCTGGGAGAGTTCTTGATACTCCAATTACAGAG GCTGGCTTCACTGGAATTGGAGTTGGTGCAGCTTACCATGGTCTTAAACCTATTGTAGAGTTTATGACATTTAACTTCTCCATGCAG GCAATTGACCATATTATTAATTCTGCTGCCAAAATGAATTATATGTCTGCCGGTCAAATATCAGTACCTATTGTTTTCCGAGGACCAAATGGTGCTGCTGCTGGAGGTGGTGCGCAGCATTCTCAT TGCTTTGCTGCATGGTATGCTTCATGTCCTGGTTTGAAGGTGTTGGCACCATACTCATCAGAAGATGCTCGGGGTCTGCTAAAAGCTGCCATTAGGGATCCTGATCCTGTTGTTTTCCTTGAAAATGGGTTGCT TTACGAGGAGTCTTTTCCTGTTTCAGAAGAAGTTCTTGATTCCAATTTTTTCCTGCCAATAGGAAAAGCTAAG atagagagagaaggaaaggaTGTAACCATTACTGCTTTCTCAAGGATGGTTGGTTATGTTCTCAAG GCAGCTGAGATTCTTGAAAAGGAAGGAATCAGTGCTGAG GTCATAAATCTGCGCTCTATACGTCCCCTTGACAGAGCCACAATCAATGCTTCTGTCAGGAAAACTAGGAGACTGGTAACTGTTGAAGACGGGTTTCCTCAACATGGTGTTGGTTCTGAGATCTG TACATCTGTGATTGAGGAGAGCTTTCATTATCTGGATGCACCAGTTGGGAGGATTACGGGAGCTGATGTTCCAGTGCCTTATAATGCAGGTCTTGAGAGGATGTCTTTTCCACAG GTTGAGGATATAGTTCGTGCTGCAAAGAGGACATGCAATGGATCAGTTCAAATGGCTTCGACTGCTTAG
- the LOC126703325 gene encoding pyruvate dehydrogenase E1 component subunit beta-1, mitochondrial-like isoform X1, which produces MWGIVRQRLGGYSAYYSLQRIGLGRLLNSSKCYSSEAAAAAKKMTVREALNSALDEEMSADPKVFLMGEEVGEYQGAYKISKGLLEKYGPERVCDTPITEAGFTGIGVGAAYYGLKPVVEFMTFNFAMQAMDHIINSAAKTNYMSAGQISVPIVFRGPNGAAAGVGAQHSQCYAAWYGSCPGLKVLAPYSSEDTRGLLKAAIRDPDPVIFLENELLYGESFPVSAEAVDSSFCLPIGKAKIEIEGKDVTITAFSKMVGYALKAAEILAKEGISAEVINLRSIRPLDRATINASVRKTNRLVTVEEGFPQHGVGAEICTSVIEESFEYLDAPVERIAGADVPMPYAANLERMALPQVEDVVRAAKRTCYRSV; this is translated from the exons ATGTGGGGGATTGTGAGACAAAGACTAGGAGGCTACTCTGCTTATTAT TCATTACAAAGGATTGGACTTGGACGTCTACTAAATTCATCGAAATGTTACTCTTCtgaagcagcagcagcagctaAAAAG ATGACAGTGCGAGAAGCTCTGAATTctgcacttgatgaagaaatGTCAGCAGATCCTAAAGTTTTTCTGATGGGCGAAGAG GTCGGGGAATATCAAGGTGCATACAAG ATTTCAAAAGGGCTGTTGGAGAAGTACGGTCCTGAGAGAGTTTGTGATACTCCAATCACAGAG GCTGGTTTCACTGGAATTGGAGTTGGTGCAGCTTACTACGGGCTTAAACCTGTAGTAGAGTTTATGACATTTAACTTTGCAATGCAG GCAATGGACCATATCATTAATTCTGCTGCCAAAACGAATTATATGTCTGCTGGTCAGATATCAGTACCTATTGTATTCAGAGGACCAAATGGTGCTGCTGCTGGAGTTGGTGCGCAGCATTCTCAG TGCTATGCAGCATGGTATGGTTCATGTCCTGGTTTGAAGGTTCTGGCACCATACTCATCAGAAGACACTCGAGGCCTGCTAAAAGCTGCTATTAGGGACCCTGACCCTGTTATTTTCCTTGAAAATGAGTTGCT TTATGGAGAGTCTTTTCCTGTTTCAGCAGAAGCTGTTGATTCCAGTTTTTGCCTTCCAATAGGGAAAGCTaag ATAGAGATAGAAGGAAAGGATGTAACAATTACTGCTTTTTCAAAGATGGTTGGTTATGCTCTCAAG GCGGCAGAGATTCTTGCAAAGGAAGGAATCAGTGCTGAG GTTATAAATCTGCGCTCAATCCGTCCCCTTGATAGAGCCACAATCAATGCTTCTGTCAGGAAAACTAACAGACTGGTAACTGTTGAAGAAGGCTTTCCTCAACATGGTGTCGGTGCTGAGATCTG TACATCAGTGATTGAGGAGAGCTTTGAGTATCTGGATGCACCTGTTGAAAGGATTGCAGGAGCTGATGTTCCTATGCCATATGCTGCAAATCTTGAGAGGATGGCCCTTCCACAG GTTGAGGATGTAGTTCGAGCCGCAAAGAGAACATGCTATAGATCAGTTTGA
- the LOC126704361 gene encoding uncharacterized protein LOC126704361 — MKRSRPNTETQKPNQRQKLMQSATSCSSTDVEKARKHTENIRRTKFSIGGRKNPLMEDFHQAVKNLSAELYAKDVHYFMELVQEVGILCDSMPLVNNYGNLNRQRKGVLVPAKGSKWVRLTGSNPWTDEGYVELAESYLQPGYFAAAECCLYFIKFLRENYLPQDNFINSIKDKRRLRTCCGDRSPVESFLFDKEWKTASQISIIPFIDQGYFGEEIHSFREELKSIGVVIGFNDRYQFIVDNLKSPSCLTSLTAETVLFILECIRHLGSSTKLTQALRGVKFFKMNLGYKPPGECFFFDPQRVCILHVFEGFAFIDHDFHGSSIFSYRNELKKTGVQVDFEEAVKEFANRFKQEKARKLKNTPYLFPSDLTKSIRDLKWLQTRHDDSDNYYGKDIHEYKEELKNMGVVEFEDGAKLVADGLLIPSDPTSITPVNVLPMLECIQILWQAINYSFPNSFSKEISKKWLKTTDGYRPPDKGLLFDSSWGSYLQRIDGPFIDEDLYGSNITSYKVELKKIGVILDVKEGCSLIASHLDVHVQFSTIVRIYNYLSKCHWKPDSEVAKRIFIPNVNQNGEWFSSKKCVLHDEDGLFSSQLKVLDKYFEPKLLDFFSNAIDVGSYPSVDNYFNLWKVWESSGQPLSHADCGKFWSFVSDQGIVETLAERKIGVRPISESVQKEESSSVDVAKLNQVNPKEFFITKGLVMLILGFLANPVMKMEAKSRHETIQRLLNVTFLETVELITASKFFAKKLDRSSGYKNLIEAISEGLLWENSDHIGALSELTKLAFILEFGEEAVMLLMKSKNLQIIKDKEFLSSAFPSD, encoded by the exons ATGAAAAGGTCAAGACCAAATACAGAAACCCAGAAGCCGAATCAGCGTCAAAAGCTCATGCAAAGTGCCACTTCCTGTTCAA GTACGGATGTGGAGAAGGCGCGGAAACACACTGAAAATATACGTAGAACAAAGTTTTCAATTGGAGGGAGAAAGAATCCATTGATGGAGGATTTTCACCAGGCTGTCAAGAATCTCTCTGCTGAGCTTTATGCCAAGGATGTCCACTATTTCATGGAACTCGTTCAG GAGGTTGGTATTTTATGTGATTCTATGCCACTTGTAAATAACTATGGAAATCTAAACAGACAAAGGAAAGGGGTTCTTGTCCCTGCCAAAGGAAGCAAATGGGTGAGATTGACTGGTTCAAATCCATGGACAGATGAAGGCTATGTTGAGTTAGCAGAAAGCTACTTGCAACCTGGTTATTTTGCAG CGGCTGAGTGCTGTCTGTACTTCATCAAATTTTTGAGGGAAAATTATCTTCCTCAGGACAACTTCATCAACAGTATCAAGGATAAGAGAAGGCTAAGGACATGCTGTGGTGACAGGTCTCCAGTtgaatcttttttatttgacaagGAATGGAAAACTGCATCACAAATCAGTATCATCCCCTTCATCGATCAAGGTTACTTTGGAGAGGAAATCCATTCTTTTAGAGAGGAACTTAAGTCTATTGGTGTGGTAATTGGCTTCAATGATCGTTACCAATTCATTGTTGACAACTTAAAATCACCTTCTTGCTTGACTTCTCTCACAGCTGAGACTGTTCTTTTTATACTGGAATGTATACGTCATCTTGGATCATCCACCAAACTTACTCAGGCATTGAGAGGTGTGAAATTCTTCAAGATGAATCTTGGTTACAAGCCTCCAGGAGAATGTTTCTTTTTTGACCCTCAAAGGGTTTGCATTTTACATGTTTTTGAaggttttgcatttattgatcATGATTTCCATGGAAGCAGTATTTTCTCTTACAGAAATGAGTTAAAGAAAACAGGGGTTCAGGTGGATTTTGAGGAGGCGGTCAAAGAATTTGCTAACAGATTCAAGCAGGAG AAAGCTAGAAAGCTAAAAAATACCCCTTATTTGTTCCCTTCAGATCTTACAAAATCCATCCGTGATCTCAAGTGGTTGCAGACTAGGCATG ATGATAGTGACAACTATTATGGCAAGGACATTCATGAATACAAGGAAGAGTTGAAGAACATGGGAGTTGTTGAATTTGAAGATGGTGCGAAGCTTGTGGCTGATGGTCTTCTCATTCCCTCGGATCCCACCAGCATAACTCCTGTGAATGTGTTGCCAATGCTGGAATGCATTCAGATTTTATGGCAAGCTATTAATTATTCTTTTCCAAattctttctcaaaagaaaTTTCTAAGAAATGGTTGAAGACCACTGATGGTTATAGACCCCCAGACAAGGGCTTATTGTTTGATTCTAGTTGGGGCTCTTATTTGCAGCGGATTGATGGACCTTTCATTGATGAAGATTTGTATGGCTCTAACATTACATCCTACAAAGTAGAGCTCAAGAAAATAGGAGTCATCCTTGATGTTAAGGAAGGATGCTCATTGATTGCCAGCCACCTTGATGTTCATGTTCAATTTTCAACTATAGTTCGAATATATAATTACTTGAGTAAATGTCATTGGAAACCAGACAGTGAAGTTGCCAAAAGGATTTTTATCCCAAATGTGAATCAGAATGGAGAGTGGTTTAGCTCCAAAAAATGTGTTCTGCATGATGAGGATGGTCTCTTCAGTTCGCAGCTGAAAGTTCTTGACAAATATTTTGAACCCAAGTTACTTGACTTTTTCTCCAATGCAATTGATGTTGGAAGCTATCCTTCAGTGGACAATTACTTTAATCTTTGGAAGGTTTGGGAAAGTTCAGGCCAACCATTGTCACATGCTGACTGTGGTAAGTTCTGGTCTTTTGTTTCAGATCAGGGAATTGTAGAGACTCTGGCTGAAAG GAAAATAGGTGTTCGCCCTATATCTGAATCTGTACAGAAGGAAGAATCATCCTCAGTGGATGTTGCTAAACTCAATCAGGTGAATCCAAAGGAGTTCTTTATTACGAAAGGTCTGGTTATGCTCATCCTTGGGTTTCTAGCAAATCCTGTGATGAAAATGGAAGCAAAAAGCAGGCATGAAACTATCCAAAGGCTTCTGAATGTTACTTTCCTTGAGACAGTTGAACTGATCACT GCTTCAAAGTTTTTTGCAAAGAAGTTGGACAGGTCTAGTGGATATAAAAATCTCATTGAAGCAATATCTGAGGGTTTGTTATGGGAGAACAGCGATCATATTGGTGCACTCTCTGAACTGACCAAGTTGGCCTTTATTCTGGAATTTGGTGAGGAAGCAGTCATGCTTTTAATGAAGTCCAAGAATTTGCAAATTATCAAGGACAAGGAGTTCCTCTCGTCTGCCTTCCCTTCAGACTAA